The Flavobacterium sp. HJ-32-4 genome contains a region encoding:
- the rpsO gene encoding 30S ribosomal protein S15 translates to MYLTKEKKEEIFAKHGGAATNTGSAEGQIALFTYRINHLTEHLKKNRHDYNTERALVKLVGKRRSHLDYLKNTEINRYRAIIKELNIRK, encoded by the coding sequence ATGTATTTGACTAAAGAGAAAAAAGAAGAAATTTTTGCCAAGCACGGAGGCGCTGCGACCAACACCGGTTCAGCAGAAGGGCAGATCGCGCTGTTCACCTACAGGATCAACCACCTCACGGAGCACCTTAAGAAAAACCGCCACGACTACAACACCGAGCGTGCCCTTGTAAAGTTGGTAGGTAAAAGAAGGAGCCACCTTGACTACCTGAAGAACACCGAGATCAACCGCTACCGCGCGATCATCAAAGAACTCAACATCAGGAAATAA
- a CDS encoding GAF domain-containing protein has protein sequence MTFEELKPKVQDILHHTNILREDKLLEICHLLRDNIDYYDWVGFYFRNGEKEELILGPYAGEPTDHTVIPFGKGICGQVAVSNQNFVVPDVTAQDNYIACSLTVKSEIVVPMFVDGRNIGQIDIDSEVADPFTEQDERFLEFVNAEIAKLFR, from the coding sequence ATGACATTCGAGGAACTGAAGCCAAAAGTACAGGATATTCTGCACCATACCAACATCCTTCGCGAGGATAAGCTACTTGAAATCTGCCACCTGTTGCGCGACAACATCGACTATTACGATTGGGTCGGTTTTTATTTCCGCAATGGTGAGAAGGAAGAACTGATTCTCGGGCCGTATGCCGGTGAGCCGACCGACCACACGGTTATCCCTTTTGGGAAGGGCATTTGTGGACAGGTAGCGGTGTCGAACCAGAATTTCGTAGTTCCGGATGTGACGGCGCAGGATAACTATATCGCGTGCAGCCTGACCGTCAAATCGGAGATCGTCGTGCCGATGTTTGTAGACGGACGCAACATCGGGCAGATCGACATTGACAGTGAGGTTGCCGACCCTTTTACCGAGCAGGATGAGCGTTTCCTGGAATTCGTCAACGCGGAAATCGCGAAGTTGTTCCGATAA
- the xrtF gene encoding exosortase family protein XrtF — protein MQTLFRQYRPFLLFLLKFLGVYIVLTLLYQLFLGSYDERIHEIDAMTRLVSEQVVGVLQLSGYDASMLPHESEASYRVLVGGKTVVRVIEGCNAISLMILFTAFIVAFGSTFKKTGLFILGGLVLIHLLNVARIALLTIGIRTYPESQALMHDILFPLVIYGTIFLLWVLWIRKFSPHARKKA, from the coding sequence ATGCAGACCCTGTTTCGCCAATACCGCCCTTTTTTGCTGTTCCTGCTGAAATTTCTCGGGGTCTACATCGTGTTGACCCTGCTCTACCAGCTTTTTCTGGGGTCGTATGACGAACGTATCCATGAAATCGACGCCATGACCCGCCTGGTTTCCGAACAGGTGGTGGGTGTCTTGCAACTGTCAGGATATGACGCGTCGATGCTGCCACACGAAAGCGAAGCCTCTTACAGGGTGTTAGTGGGAGGGAAGACTGTCGTACGCGTGATCGAGGGATGTAACGCCATAAGTCTCATGATCCTGTTTACGGCCTTTATCGTGGCTTTCGGATCGACTTTCAAAAAAACCGGGTTGTTTATTTTGGGTGGACTCGTCCTGATCCATCTCTTGAACGTGGCCCGCATTGCCCTGCTAACCATCGGCATCCGAACGTATCCCGAATCGCAGGCCCTGATGCACGATATCCTCTTCCCACTCGTCATCTACGGCACCATCTTCCTGTTATGGGTACTATGGATCCGAAAATTCTCGCCCCATGCCCGGAAAAAAGCGTAA
- a CDS encoding exosortase F system-associated protein, with protein MPGKKRNIIRIVLAVLLVAALAAIRLFERSLFYDPFLDFFHGEYQGKPLPEYASVQLVLGLTFRYTLNMVVSLTLLYVLFQSVSKLRFAALLYALLFVVLFIAFWIVLQCFDHNLLALFYVRRFLIQPLFIILFIPAFYFQDRQAANGE; from the coding sequence ATGCCCGGAAAAAAGCGTAATATCATACGTATCGTACTTGCCGTCCTGCTGGTAGCGGCACTCGCGGCCATCCGCCTTTTTGAGCGCTCGTTGTTCTATGACCCGTTCCTCGATTTCTTTCATGGCGAATACCAGGGTAAGCCGCTTCCGGAATACGCTTCCGTTCAACTGGTACTCGGACTGACGTTTCGATATACCCTTAATATGGTCGTGTCGCTGACCTTGCTCTACGTCCTGTTCCAATCCGTATCCAAGCTACGGTTCGCCGCCCTGCTGTATGCCCTGCTGTTTGTAGTGCTGTTTATCGCCTTTTGGATCGTACTGCAATGCTTCGACCACAACCTCCTGGCGCTTTTCTACGTGCGGCGCTTCCTGATCCAGCCGCTGTTCATCATCCTGTTCATTCCGGCGTTCTATTTCCAGGACCGCCAGGCAGCAAACGGCGAATAA